One Lucilia cuprina isolate Lc7/37 chromosome 4, ASM2204524v1, whole genome shotgun sequence DNA segment encodes these proteins:
- the LOC124419596 gene encoding odorant receptor 94a yields MIKTPSSSDNFTIKECDRISAVRGLLKLMKIMGMWQWKWEYANEKVFQYYQRLQYIQRFCIHMPITFTYIALMWLEVFLSPDLDQAGDVLYMSFTEAALVVKILNNWHYSIRAMNFINELAYGEHFQLISQEEVVLWQRKQKMFRNIIIMFLTSSVFTVTAASVGVLYGDAYQLPFAYWVPFEWHTNKRNYWIAYVYNVFGIGVTAITNVCMDMIGSYFLFHTSVLYQILGLRLLHLKAAAEKDVVKELRKIFKFHKNVKRMARECETLVSSYALSQIVLSAFILCFCGYRIQKMNILENLSQFYSMLQFLLVMILEIYLPCYFANEITWNSSLLCTQIYSSEWLKFSIPTRKLIYLYMEFVKHPEKIKAGNYFDVGLPIFTKVMNNAYSFFALIMNVEK; encoded by the exons ATGATTAAAACGCCAAGTTCTTCGGATAACTTTACCATAAAAGAATGCGATAGAATCTCGGCTGTCCGTGGTTTACTTAAACTAATGAAAATCATGGGCATGTGGCAATGGAAGTGGGAATACGCAAATGAAAAGGTTTTTCAATATTATCAAAGATTGCAATACATACAAAGATTCTGTATACATATGCCCATCACCTTTACATATATTGCACTGATGTGGCTTGAGGTCTTTCTATCACCAGATTTAGATCAGGCCGGCGATGTTCTCTACATGTCATTTACCGAGGCTGCTTTAGTAGTGAAAATTCTCAATAATTGGCATTATTCAATTAGGGCAATGAATTTTATCAATGAATTGGCTTACGGAGAACATTTTCAACTAATTAGCCAAGAAGAAGTTGTGCTGTGGCAACGCAAACAGAAAATGTTtcgtaatataataataatgtttctaACCTCTAGTGTGTTTACGGTTACGGCTGCCTCAGTTGGGGTGCTGTATGGAGATGCCTATCAGTTGCCATTTGCTTATTGGGTTCCCTTTGAATGGCACACGAATAAAAGGAATTATTGGATTGCAtatgtttataatgtttttgGAATTGGTGTAACTGCGATAACAAACGTTTGTATGGATATGATTGGTAgttattttctatttcatacatctgttttatatcaaatattGGGTTTACGTTTGTTGCATCTCAAGGCTGCTGCAGAGAAAGATGTGGTTAAGGAGttgaggaaaatttttaaatttcacaaaaatgttaaaag AATGGCCCGAGAATGTGAGACATTGGTATCATCATATGCTCTGTCACAAATTGTTTTAAgtgcatttattttatgtttctgcGGTTATCGTATACAAAAG ATGAACATTTTGGAAAATCTTAGCCAATTCTATTCGATGTTACAATTTTTGCTCGTTatgattttagaaatttatttacccTGCTACTTTGCCAACGAAATAACTTGGAATTCCTCACTATTGTGTACTCAAATTTACAGTTCGGAATGGTTAAAGTTTTCCATACCCACTCgtaaacttatttatttatatatggaaTTTGTGAAACACCCGGAAAAAATAAAAGCTGGTAATTACTTTGATGTTGGTCTACCAATATTTACCAAG GTGATGAATAACGCTTATTCGTTTTTTGCTCTCATAATGAatgtggaaaaataa